TCAACATCAGCGACCTGGACAGGCTGCAACGCGAGTCCCAGCGGGAGGTGCTGCGCCTGCAGAGGCAGTTGACCCTGCAGCAGGCCACCAGCAGCGCCCGGGCGGAGGCGGGCGGGCAGAGCGCGCCATGCGAGGAGGCGCGGAGCCAAGTACAGGCGCTGGAGCGCGAGCTGAGCGCGCAGCGGCGAGAGTGCGCGGAGCTGGGCGcgcaggcggcggcggcgcggcgaCGCGGCGAGGAGGCCGAGGCGAGGCTGCAGGCGGCGCTCAGCGAGGGCGCCTGGCTGGCGAAGGAGAACGCGCGGCTGCAGGCCCAGGCCGACTGGACGGGAAAGGTGGCGGCCGAGAACAAAGACGTGCGCGGGCAGCTGGGCCTCGCGTGCCGGGAGCGCAACGCCGCCGGCTTGCTGTCGGGGCAGCTGTTGCAGCAGGCGGCACGAGGGCAGGACAGGCAGCAACAGCTGCAGCACGACCAGCAGAAGGCCCTGTGTGATCTCCAGACGGCCTGGGAGGAGAGGCGGGCACTGCAGTGTCAGCCTGGTCACCCTCCCCGGGAACCCCGGGAGGCCCCGCCAGCCCCGGAGTCCCAAGTGAGAAGCAGTGGAAGAACCAAGTTGCAGCTAGGGCCTGAGGACCAAGCATCATCTCAGCCTAGCAGAGCCAaacaggagaagaaggaagactCCCTGCTGGAGAACCCAGTTGCCCTTGGGGAGGCAGCCAGTGCCCCCAAAGTGCCAGATAGAGTCCCAAGCAGCCGACCTCTGGACTCCAGGCCCCAGGCCAAGAAAACCAGCTCCCAGTCGAACTCCTCCTCTGAGGTGGAGTCCATGTGGGCCCCTGTGCCATCCTGCCCTACTCTGGACGTGGACACAGCCAACCAGGTGGAGGATCTGGAGCCCTATAACGTGTCCTCGACCCTGGAAGTGGGGGGTTCAGAGGCCCCCACCACCCCCATGTTCAAGGTCTTCCTGGCTCAGTATAGCTACAACCCATTTGAAGGGCCCAACGAGCACCCCGAGAGTGAGCTGCTGCTCACGGCTGGGGATTACGTGTATGTCTTTGGGGACATGGATGAGGACGGCTTCTACAAAGGGGAGCTTGAGGATGGCCGGCAGGGGCTGGTGCCATCCAACCTGGTGGAGCAGATTCCAGATAGTGACGTCCTGGGCTGCCTGCCCCATGAGTTCCCTGACCTTGGCCCCACTCGACTCCCAGCTGGGCAGGGCAAAGATTCGAAGGAAGACACTGGTCACAGCTTAGTACCTGGGAAAGCCCAGGGGACAGTGGACAGGGGGCCACACGCGACCGTGAGGGTGGGCTCCAAGACCGAAGTGGTAATAGAAATCTCAGATGCCAAGATGGAAGATGGCCGGCTGGGCTCTCAGCAGAGCATGGGCAAGCGGGGCTTCTCCAGACCTCTTCTGGGGACCAACAGTGTCTTTTGTGTGGCCCCTACGCAACTTTACCTGAAGAGTGTTGCAGCCACGTCAGCCGAGATCACCTGGGTTGGCAGCAGCCACCCCCACATGGTGTACCTGGATGACCTGGAGCGTGCCCTGACCCTAGCGGGCGTGAGCTGCTACACCTTCCACCACCTGCATCCCGGCACGAGGTACCAGGCGAGGGTGGAGGTGCACCCACCGTGGGACTCGCTGCCGGTGCACTGGGAAACAATGTCCTCCACCATCACCTTCAACACACCCTTGGCGGGCCCCCCTGACCCTCCGCTGGACGTGCTGGTGGAGCGCCACGCCTCACCGGGCCTCCTGGTGGTCAGCTGGCTCCCCGTGACCATCGACTCAGCTGGGTCCTCCAACGGAGTTCAGGTCACCGGCTATGCTGTGTATGCTGACGGGCTCAAGGTGGCAGAGGTGGCCGATGCCACCGCCGGGAGCATCCTGTTGGAATTTTCCCAGCTCCAGCTGCCACTGATGTGCCAGAAGATCTCGGTGAGAACCATGTCGTTCTGTGGAGAATCCCTGGATTCGGTGCCGGCTCAGATCCCTCACAACTGCGTCACCTGTCTCCGATTGCCAGAGATGTCTCCCTTTAGCTGCACCTGCGGGGACCCGTCCACCGGCAGAGTGACCTTCCCCATCTGCCCTCAGAGGCTGGTGCTGGCTCCCCCGAGGGCCAAGGCCAGTCCCCACAGCCCCGGAAGCTGCGGGGAGCCCCAGGCCAAGTTTCTAGAAGCATTCCCTGAAGACCCCCCAAGGAGGCAGTCCCCGACGCCCAGACTGAGTTCAGACGGAGAATTTCCAAGTGCAGGGTCAGGCAGCCAAGCCCAGAGGCCCACAGAGGCCCGGGAGCTCTCCAGAAAGGACCAGCTCTTCCAGAAGAGTCCCCGGAACCACAGGCCGCATCTGCCCCGGGGCCAGTCTCGGGGGGAAGAGAACCAGTACCGGCACATGGACACCAGCCAAAGCCCTGCTGCAGGAGTCATCTGTCCATCCCCTGAGTGTGGACCCAGGAAAGAGCCGTGTCAGGAGAAGGCTGCCCTTGAGAAGGTCCTCAGACAAAAGCAAGATGCCCCAGCATTCACCCCTCCCCAGCTGGGTACCAGCCAGCGATATGTGTCTGACTTCTGTGACATTCTGCAGGAGGAGGCAGGGCGCTTCAGTCTATGGGGCACAGAGGGGcgagagcagaggaaggagctcAGGAGACAGAGCGGGCCAGGTCAGGCTCTGGGGGGCAAGAGAGAGGGCTGGTTCCAGGAGCCCAGCTTGGCGCTGTGTCCCGCTCCATCCAGCAGGATCATCAGGATGTCCAGGGGTGGCGCCCCACCGCTGGGAACGAGGGTGGACCCTCCAGCCAAGGTCTTTGTGGCCCTCTCTGATTACATCCCCCTGATGATGTCTGCCACCCCAGAGGCTGCAGAGGAGGAGCTGGCCTTCCGGAAAGGGCAGTTGCTGAGAGCGTGGGGCTCTCAGGACCCCCACGGCTTCTATCGTGGCGAACACAATGGGCAAGTGGGCAACATCCCCGGGCACCTGGTGGCCAAGATGGACACGGGCATGGAGTGGACTGGTCGGAGGTGGCATTTGCCGGGGCAAGGGTACCTGCCCTCCGTGGCCCACCTCGATGGCTTTGGGGGGCTTGGAGGCCCCCAGAGCTCCTTCCCCCTGCCGCAGGGGAGTCCCAGAAGGCCCTCACTGTGGACTCCAAAGACCATGGTGGCGGCTCTGGACTATGACCCCAGGGATGGGCCGGCAGGGGGCCTGGTGAAGGCCAAGCTGTCACTGAGGGTGGGGGATGTGGTCACTATCTATGGGCCTGTGGATGACAAGGGATTCTACTATGCAGAGTCGGGTGGCCACAGAGGCCTGGTCCCAGTCCACCTGCTGGATCACATGTCCCTCCAGGGAGAGTGAGTGCAGCTCCCCGCTGGGGTGGTGGCCTCTGGCCGGCTGCGCCCCACATGCGGACCCACCACCAAGCCCTCCTCACTTTGTGCGCAGCGCCTGCTCCATGCACCAATGCTCGGAACACTCGGCCGTCCCAGTCCTCCTGGCCTCAAGGGCAGCAGGGCTTAGGTCTGAATGGACCTGTttccaaaagaaagcagagcaaGTAGCCCCCGAGAGGCTGACAGGCTGGTAACCAGCAGGTTTTTGGAGAAGTGCCTTTTTCTGCTCCATCATCAGTACGCGTTTTCTTTAGGAATTTAGCCTTACTCACCCATTGCCTTGTATGAAAGTCTCAAGAGAAGCctgcctcttaaaaaaaaaaaaaaaaaaaaaaaagcgatcagaatgttattttttccatctttcgtTCAACTCCTCATTAAAATGttcatagaaaaaagaaaaaggatattttaGAAGTGAAAGCACAATGAAGGAACCAagcccacctctcctccctctctgcagACATGTTTCCCtggctggtgggggagggtgcAAACCCTTTAGAGAGGCTCAGCTCAGCGTCGGCTGGCAGGGCCGCAGAGGGTCCAGCGAAGAGCCAAGGCTGAGAAGCAGGGCCCCACAGGCGGACTGTGTCCCTGGGGTCAGCCCTTTGTGGAGGGTGGGGTCAATGCCTCCCAGCTGGGGGTCCCCCTCTGTATCTTTCCCCAGCGCTTCTCACTTCTGAGGGGCCTCCCTGGGAGGGTGTGTCCACATTCACCCCATTTACAGAAGAGTCACTGAGACTCAGAGGGTCCCCTTGTCTCAGGTCACAGGGCTGCCGAGCTGCTTCCTCCCATGGTCCTCTGGGGGCTCCCACTCCAGAAGGTGGGGACCAAGGCTGGTCTTCATTCTTCTCTGCTTCTATTTGACGCTCCACTTTTCCCCACGTCCCCACTGCTGTCAAAGAAAGGGCACCACcttccctgggggcagggggaaccGATTGGAAGCATCCTGCCAGAAGGATTGGAGCCAA
Above is a genomic segment from Balaenoptera musculus isolate JJ_BM4_2016_0621 chromosome 14, mBalMus1.pri.v3, whole genome shotgun sequence containing:
- the LOC118880082 gene encoding RIMS-binding protein 3A-like; protein product: MTKDSPSPSGGGRVTPKKPATPGPAAAALEEQRRELEKLRAELEAERARGREERRRFAAQARQLREEAEQERQQLVDHLRSKWEAQRSRELRQLQEEVLREREAEIRQLLRWKEAEMRQLQQLLHRERDGMVREARELQRQLAEELVNRGYCGRTGAPEDAAAQCRCRLQEVLAQLRWETDGEQASRIRHLQAALDVERQLFLKYILEHFRWHPALSGIPDPQAAHSSEEPPPEAAAKSSCRLKPLDGLSAGARARSRSLDRVPAACSNSPDSVLPARASSLDSLAPARSLSLDSTLSRPKAPESSSPDASIPGSLSPPPPLSERRRPSDPRGGEESGSQPCEALNPLPPGPDYRELLKQNSELSEALQVLARRCSGLREENLQLRRAGFSDKADKKVKRLKVKHAELTGLARRLEDRARKLQETNQRAVSAPVPGESRAGLELCQAFARQRARDLSEQASVLLTKDKQIEELRQECHLLQARIASGLGSSPLAAGGAACAQWLNISDLDRLQRESQREVLRLQRQLTLQQATSSARAEAGGQSAPCEEARSQVQALERELSAQRRECAELGAQAAAARRRGEEAEARLQAALSEGAWLAKENARLQAQADWTGKVAAENKDVRGQLGLACRERNAAGLLSGQLLQQAARGQDRQQQLQHDQQKALCDLQTAWEERRALQCQPGHPPREPREAPPAPESQVRSSGRTKLQLGPEDQASSQPSRAKQEKKEDSLLENPVALGEAASAPKVPDRVPSSRPLDSRPQAKKTSSQSNSSSEVESMWAPVPSCPTLDVDTANQVEDLEPYNVSSTLEVGGSEAPTTPMFKVFLAQYSYNPFEGPNEHPESELLLTAGDYVYVFGDMDEDGFYKGELEDGRQGLVPSNLVEQIPDSDVLGCLPHEFPDLGPTRLPAGQGKDSKEDTGHSLVPGKAQGTVDRGPHATVRVGSKTEVVIEISDAKMEDGRLGSQQSMGKRGFSRPLLGTNSVFCVAPTQLYLKSVAATSAEITWVGSSHPHMVYLDDLERALTLAGVSCYTFHHLHPGTRYQARVEVHPPWDSLPVHWETMSSTITFNTPLAGPPDPPLDVLVERHASPGLLVVSWLPVTIDSAGSSNGVQVTGYAVYADGLKVAEVADATAGSILLEFSQLQLPLMCQKISVRTMSFCGESLDSVPAQIPHNCVTCLRLPEMSPFSCTCGDPSTGRVTFPICPQRLVLAPPRAKASPHSPGSCGEPQAKFLEAFPEDPPRRQSPTPRLSSDGEFPSAGSGSQAQRPTEARELSRKDQLFQKSPRNHRPHLPRGQSRGEENQYRHMDTSQSPAAGVICPSPECGPRKEPCQEKAALEKVLRQKQDAPAFTPPQLGTSQRYVSDFCDILQEEAGRFSLWGTEGREQRKELRRQSGPGQALGGKREGWFQEPSLALCPAPSSRIIRMSRGGAPPLGTRVDPPAKVFVALSDYIPLMMSATPEAAEEELAFRKGQLLRAWGSQDPHGFYRGEHNGQVGNIPGHLVAKMDTGMEWTGRRWHLPGQGYLPSVAHLDGFGGLGGPQSSFPLPQGSPRRPSLWTPKTMVAALDYDPRDGPAGGLVKAKLSLRVGDVVTIYGPVDDKGFYYAESGGHRGLVPVHLLDHMSLQGELEPGWYWVYKKEQDSLPALKTPVQQQQQQQQDWIRVNSLGLGRGDFLKEMTSELAWVRPAGLGASLDPGGLRGAAATGRGWLSSASGDLRALGAARGCAVTLAARGGTERDCQGSGSGSRSVGSQCGGRAPIRGVQSGVPGLRSRRHPRTRGRSATRRGQGRGPGSGSRLLPRAPPPRRRRAAA